Part of the Paenibacillus sp. YPG26 genome, CATTTTGATTCCAAAGGCCTATGAATTAGGACAAATATTGTGACGAAATTATATTTATACACTTCATTCGACTTAATTCCCCTCTAAAAGTTGGATTAAGGAGCAGGAGATCAGACTCATATCTATTATACCTGAAAGGTGGGCATATAACCTAAATTAACACTTGGGAAGGATTTACCACATCACAAGGAGTGAGCTATCATGAAATTAACACTTATCCGCCCTTTATATTTGCTCATCGCTGCCATGATCATTAGCTTCACATCAGGAGGTGCCTCATTGACACCTGTTAGTGCTGCTGCAACCCAGAAAGCGTCCTGGTTATGGGACACCAGCCTGATCAAGCAATCTGGATCAACGGTTCTAACCTTTTATAAGAATCAAGGCGTAAACGTAATCTATTTACAAATTAACCGAAAGATAAATGTTTCATACTACAAAAATTTCATTCGACAAGCTACTGCGCAAGGAATAGAAGTTCATGCGCTGGATGGCCATTCCACATGGGCACTCACCAGTCAGCGTACACAGCTGACGACACTGCTCAAATGGATTGAGAATTACCAGTTGAACGCGGGTGTAAATGAGAAGTTCAAAGGTATTCATGTCGATATCGAGCCTTATCTGCTGCCTGACTGGAATACGAACCAAAAGTCTATTATTTCCCAGTGGCAGAGTAATGTTCAATATATGGTTCAAAGAGCAGCCGTCATTAAACTGCCTATTGCTGCTGATCTTCCTTTCTGGCTGCACACGATTAAGGTTCCTGATGGTACGTCTACACTCAGCAGCTGGATGCTGAAGCAGTATAACTCTGTAACTCTTATGTCATATCGTGACACTAGCACAGGAATTTTCAATGTGGCCAAGACCATTCTTGAAGAAGGAGTTGCCTTGGGTAAGACCGTGCATACAGGGGTTGAGACCAACAACACTTCTGAAGGCGATGTCATTTCCTTCTATGAGGAAGGTGCAAGCTTCATGAATCAGGAGCTTGAGAAGCTGGTTCAGCTTGCGTCTGGTTATACCTCTTACGGCGGTATTGCTGTCCATGACTATTTAGGCTGGAAGTCATTAGTTGAGAGTTCATCTGCGAATTAATAATCTTAACTATAATAAAAGGCTGAGGAACCGGGTACTTTCCAAGTGAAAGACTCGGTTTTTTTTTGACTTAAAAGGACGATATACGGAGATTGTTGTTGATAGAAGATCGCTCTATGATAGCGTTACACATCTTCCAAGACCCCAATTGAATATCAGAAAAAGGAGGCGGCTTTATATGCTGCAGGCCAGACCGACGTTTAAGAAGTTGCTGTCAGTCCCCCAGCTCATGAAACTTGTTGTCGTCCTTTCCCTCCTCTGTTCCCTTCTTCCAATATACTTGCCTAATCTTCCTAGGACCTATGCGGAACCAGCAATCACACTGGATTCTCCCACTAATGGCTCCACTCCCTCAGACACTATTGTTCGCATAACCGGTCGTTATTCCAATGTCTACAACATCAGTCTGGTCATTAATGCAACCCGCAGAGAGGACGTCCATATGGAGGATGATGCCTCCGGTACAGAGTCTGGCACCTGGTATTATGATTTGGACACTTCAAGTTATGATGGTGCAATTGAGATTGTAGCCGGCGGTCAGCGGCCGGATACCCGTTACGGAATTTCCACCCCATTCGTCGTATTCCATGTAGATCATCCCGAAGCGAACAAACCCGCTGTTGAAATTGTCAGCCCCGAAGACGGAAGCCGCTTAACTGGAATTCAACTGATTAAGGTTAAAGCAACCGCACGCAACCCGCTCACTTCAGTACAGATCAGAATTAACGGAAGCTCTTGGAAAAATACAATCTTAAAAGGAAATCTTTATGAATACGCTTACAGCCCAGTGCTGAAAGGAGATCAGACCTTAAGCATTGAAGCCAGAGCAACCGACGATCACAATAACATCGGTAAAAGCTCAACCCGCTATGTATATACAGGCGAAGGTGTCCGTGAACCGGTTATCGTTGAGAAGCAGGATCGTGCCATTTGGCTTTGGGAAAAGGCTGCCTACAACCTGATTCTGAATCCCGGTTCCAGAAGCGCACTTGAACAGTTCACCAGCGATACCTCCACCTTCAACTCGGGGGCTGTCACTACCATTTATATGGGGGTATTCCCACATGAGGGTGTGGATATGCTGGAGGAAAAGCGCAAGGAACTCCGCAAATTCTTGAAATGGGCTCATGAACGCGGCTTGAAAATTCAAGCCTGTATCGCTGGCGGAACCGTACCTCCCTATTTCGGAAGTTACAAGAGATATAATAAACATGCCATCAACGAAATCGAGAAAGTCATTAATTTCAATCTTTCTTCCCCGCCGGATGAACGCTTCGACGGAGTGAATGTCGACGTGGAGCCTTATATTCTTGGTGAATTCGGCACTACCAAGCCTCAGCTTCAGATCGACTATCTGAATCTGCTTCAAACGATGATGGAACGCAGAAACCTGTCAGGCCTTAACCTTCCTGTTGGCCCTGCCATTCCAAGATGGTATGACACCTCCAATGCCGCTAACGATATCACATGGCAAGGACAGACCAAGTGGTTGTCCCAGCATGTTCAGGATATAACAGATTATATATCCATCATGGATTATACAGATAGCAGCAGAGGAATCATTGACGGAGCTCAAGGTGAAATTGACTATGCGAACTCTATCAATAAGCCTAACTCGGTTATCGTAGGTGTTGAGACACTCGACATCGCGAATAGTGGCGATCCGGAGTCCATTACCTTCCGGGAAGAAGGACGGACCTACATGGAGAGCCAACTGGCCGCGGTATATCAGAAGTTTAGCAATGAACCGTCATTTGGCGGAATAGCTATGCACCACTACGACTCCATTAGATGGCTTCCTACGGAATGGGGACCTAATGCGGTATTCTGGAAGCCACAGATCGAGGACACCACTCCACCAACTGCACTTAGTACCGATCCCGAAGCTGTCACTTTTGATTATCAGACGATTAAGCTGACCTATGGCCGGGCAACGGATAACTCGGACATTGAGGAATATCGAATCTACCGGAGCACATCTCCTGAATTCACACCAAGCGTAGCCAACTATGCAGGCAAATCCTACAATCTGGATTATACAGATGAGGGCCTGCTTCCACAAACAACTTACTATTACAAAGTAGCTGCGGTTGATATCAGCGGTAACGTCGGTCCTGCTAGCGGTATTACCTCAGCCACCACGGGAGAGACACATCTACAACCGATGACCATTAGCTCCATGAAGGTATCGCTGAACGCAGGCAAGATCAGAGCAACCCTCAAGGTACAAGACTTCAGTACAAAAGAGGAACTCTCAGCTCTTGTATACGGCCGATTCACCTATATGGCAGGTAAATATGTAACCTTCAAGCTCACTCCTGGCACTATTGCAGCTATTGACTCGGAAGCTGTGCCTACTGCTTCGGGCATGGCCGGGTTCGCTCCGCAGCGGATTATAGCCCCAGGTTATTACTGGGCATCTGCTTATGACACACCACATACCGCTACGGTAGTCTGGCCTGCACAGCAGGGTGCAGCACAAACGGAGGATCGGAATGCGGACCAAGAGCCCTCACTTGATCAAGAGCCAACACCTGACCAGGAACCTGTAGTTGAAGAAGAGCCGGTAGTTGACCAAGAACCTCTTCCTGCTGAGGAGGAACCTGAAGAGACACCTGAACTGCAGCCATGAGGAACTGCCTCCATGTATGAGTAGGTGCCTGCACATGACCTCGCTTCAAAATAGAATAAGACCCGGAAGAAGCTTCCGGGTCTTATTCTTACTCTTACTCGATCTGCGATGCCTCTTTATCAATTATCTCGATCATTAAATAGCGGTTCTTCTTCCTCTTGCGAACCGTGTAACGATAATCTCCATGCACGATGCTATCGCCTACACCCAATTCGCTGTTCTGTGCGAAGAGCCAGCCGCCAATTGTATCCCACTCTCCGGAATCAAGCTCACTCGTGAGATGACTGCTAACTTCCATTACAGACACTTTACCATTCACAGTCAAGTGTCCTGGTGCCCAGACTTTCACATCTTCTTCTTCTTCCGTATCGAACTCGTCCCTAATCTCGCCAACGATCTGTTCCAGAATGTCCTCAATCGTTACGAGACCCGAGGTTCCGCCATATTCATCAATAAGAATCGCCATGTTGGTACCATCCTTCTGAAGACGCTTCAGCAGGGTATTCACATGAATAAATTCCGGAACGGCCATTACGGGTTGAATTAAATCCGATACATCAAGATTGGGATTGTCCTCATAGGCAAGGAAGAATTGCTTGGTATTAATAATACCAATAACATTGTCTTTGCTCTCTTGAACAACCGGGAACCTGGTGTACTGCTGTTCCTTGATAATCTCAAGATTCTCTTGTCTTGTCTTGCCTGTATATAAACAGATCATATCCGTTCTGGGAACCATAATGTCCTTAGCCATCAGATTATCAAATGCGAAGATTCGATTCACATAACCGTACTCCGCCTGGTTAATCTTGCCGCTCTCCAGACTTTCGCTCAGGATAATACGAAGCTCCTCTTCCGAGTGCGCCTCCTCGTGTTCCGAAGCAGGCTTTACACCAAAGAGTCTCACAAGCTGATTGGCTGATCCATTCAAGGCCCAAATGAAAGGATACATAATTTTGCTAAACCAGATTATAGGCCTTGCCGTAAGAAGAGCAATCGTCTCAGCTTTGCGAATAGCGAGAGTTTTGGGTGCCAATTCACCTACGACAACATGAAGATAAGTGATTAGGGCAAATGCAATAATTACAGACACCACGCTGCCCAGACTTTCAGGGATATTGAGACCGCTGAATAAAGGATGCATGATGGCTTCCATCGTAGGTTCTCCAAGCCATCCTAATCCGAGCGCAGTAATCGTAATACCGAGCTGACATGCAGACAGATAACCATCCAGGTTATCCAGTACTTTCTTCACGGCCTTAGCATTCTTACGGCCTTCCGTGATTAGTTGGTCCACTCTGCTGCTCCTCAATCGAACCACTGCAAACTCTACAGCTACAAAGAATGCTGTCAGAAAAATCAATAAAGCGATTAATACTAAGTTCAAACCATACCTGTCACTTTCCACAAACATCTTCTCCTTAAGTTATGTCCTTATAATTACATCTGAATATTTACGAAGAAGAGCCTTGCTTGGTTTCAAAAAATTATTGAGGGCTTAATTTGGTTGCCTTAACCCGATCATAGGCATCTCCGAGAATCAAGTAACCACCAGGTGATGAGAGGACGATTACCCCCCGGTTTATTGGTTCAGTACGTTCAATTATTGTTGTCCAGAGCACCATGCCTGAATTGTTCAAGCGCTGCACGAACGCTTTGGAGACCGTTCCGTGCCAGTCCTCATTTGTTTTTCCCGTAACAATATATCCGCCGCCTGCAGCAAGCTGAACATCGTTAGCATAACTACGGTCAAGGCTGCTGTCCAGAGGATGAGACCACAGAAGATTGCCTTGCACATCTGTCTTCAGGATATATCCGGTCGTTAAATTTCGTATATTGTGATTAGGATTCGGATGATTGTAGAACCCTGAGATCACATACCCACCGTCCTTATCCTGCACAAGAGCAGTATTCCATAAATTCTGACTATCCTGAGCGGGGGCAAAGCTCTTCTCCCATTCCAGCTTGCTGGTGCTGCTGAATTTGGACAAGGTTACTGTTCCTGTGCCCTCTTGGGAAGTAGCCTCGCCTAGCAAGATAAAGCCGCCATCTTCCGTATGCTTAACCAGAGATACGGAGTCCTCCGTTGCTTTTCTTAGAGTCTTTTGCCAGATGAGCTTGCCATTTCCCGCCAGCTTAACCAAGATTAAATCCCGTTCCTGTCCTAGAGAACCTGGCGTGGTTCCGGCAACGATATAACTTCCATCCACCAGTTGATCCACAGACTTAAGATAGGTATTCTCTAGGGATAGCGTGTATTCCCAATCCTTATTGCCCTGTCCGTTCACCTTCAGGATTTCTTTGCCACCTGTAGAGATATATCCGCCGCCCCGTGTCTGATGAAAGGACGCCAAATAAGAAATATTATACTTAGGGAAGGTTACCTTCTCCTTTTTGACTCCACCTGTACTAATAGAATTTACTGTAATTTGATCATTTCGAAGGTATGCTGCCAGAATCTCACGTTGGCCATGCTCATAAATAGAGTCCAAAGGAAGCTCTACTTCTTTGTCCCATACAACCCGGGGAGCCTGCCGGTTCAGAGTTTCTGCGGACACCAGAGATCCTACTGAAAAAGCTAGGGCTAAAGCAAGAACTGAAGAGATCATAAGTCTGATTTTTTTATTTGAGAATGTTCTACTGCTCATTATTATTTCTCCTCCTTCAGATAATATGTCTGTCCTTACTCATTATGTTTCACCACTATCTTTGAGGACAAGCGGATAAAGGCTTACCTGAACAGAATATTTTCATCACTACGATTACTATTGAACTAGTTCTGGAATAACAAGGCTCCCCAAAATGGATGTACCATTTTGGGGAGCCTATGTTCATTATTCGCTTATTATCTCATCATTCACAGCACTATCCCGATCAAGCCAACTGCGTATCATGGACAACAGCTGCGCACTATTCACAGGCTTCGTAATGTAATCCGAGGCTCCTGCCTCTAGACATTCTTCCCGGTCTCCCTTCATCGCTTTGGCGGTCAAAGCGATGATCGGAAGATCCTTGAACTCATCCTTCATACGAATAGCTCTCGTGGTCTCATAACCATCCATCACAGGCATCATGATATCCATTAGAACAATCTCAATATCCGGTGTCTCCTCCAGAATTCGGATCGCTTCCTGACCATTCTCTGCTGGTATAACCTTCATATTATGCCGTTCCAGAATAGTCATTAGCGCAAATATATTACGCACATCATCATCAACGACGAGCACCTTTTTGTATCTGATCATTTCGTCTGATTGATGAAGCTTAACCAGCTTCTCGCGGGTATCGGCCGGTAGATCTTCCGTACGGCGATGCAGGAACAGACTGGTCTCATCCATGACCTGATTGGAGGTCTTCACTTCTTTGATTACAGCCGTCTTGATGAATTCCTCAAGCTCGTTCTCTTCCTCCATCGTCCACTTTCTGCTGCGATGCAGAACGATTGGAACATGTTTGTTCTGCGGGTTCTTGTACATTTCACGTATTAGAGCAAGAGCGTCCAGATCCGCCAAGTCATTATCGATCAGCACACAGTCAAATTCTTTGGTTTTCAGCTGATTCAGTGCCTTTCTCGATGTATCCACAGCAGTAATTCTCAGATCCTTGCTGTTGATCATCTGGACGAATTCTTTGCGGGGCTCTTCTTCCCGCACAACAACCAGCAGTGTATGAATTTGCTTATCCGCGAAGGCATTAAGTTTGTCCAGTGTGTTATCCAGCTCTTCATTGGTAACTGGTTTGCACAGATAGCCATGAACACCTTTCTGCTTCAATTCAAATTCGTCTTCCTCAACAGTAATCACACATACCGGAATATGCCGGACTTCCATATCGTTCTTCAAGTGCTCAATTACAAGCCAGCCGTCCGTGTCTTTCAGCCTCAGATCCAGTGTTATTGCAACTGGCTGATACTTTCGGGCGAGCTCTAGCGCATTCGAACCCTTGGTTGTGATTACTGCCTTGATTCCTTTACGATGAAGGGCATCAAGCAGAATCTCATTGAATTTGAGATCATCCTCAACAATCAGGAAGACCCTGTCGTTTGGCCCGATATTATCCCGGTCATCTTTAACCTCACTTCGTGAGCTGAAGCGATGGGACTCCGGCGGGGTTACATCAATGACCTCAGGCACATATTTGGGTGTAAGGCCTGAATCGGATGCATCCACATCTACAGGAAGATATAGATTAAAGATGCTTCCCTTATTCATAACACTATACAGCGTGATCTCTCCGCCAAGCATAGCTGCGATTTCGCGTGAGATTGCAAGACCTAGCCCCGTACCGCCATATTCCCGGTTCGTGCTTCCATCCGCCTGCTGGAAGGCTTCAAAAATTATACTTTGCTTGTCATCCGCAATTCCGATCCCCGTATCGCTAACCGAGAAGCACAAGACCATACCAGCATCGTTCAGTGTCTCGTTATCTTCACTCCAGCCATCCAGTGCTTTGCGCAGATGGAGTGAGATCAGACCTCTTTCAGTGAATTTGAACGCATTTGATAATAAATTTTTGAGTATTTGCTGTAATCTCTTTTGATCTGTAACAATTTTCTGTGGCACGTCTGAATCAGCCTTGAGTGTGAAATCAAGCTCCTTACCTCCGATCAATGGACGGAAGGCGCGATTCAGCCCCTCTAGCAGGTCGACAAGCGAAATCTCGCTAAGATCTACAGAAGCCGTTCCGGATTCAATTTTGGATAAATCCAGAATATCGTTGATCAAATTCAGAAGATCCAGCCCTGAGTCCTGAATTGTCTTCGCGTATTTCACCTGGCTATCACTGAGGTTCTCATCCGGATTCTCGGCAAGCTGCTCTGCAAGCAACAGCAGTGAGTTAAGTGGTGTGCGAAGTTCATGAGACATGTTGGCCAGGAACTCGGATTTATAGCGTGAAGTCAGTGCCAGCTGCTCCGCTTTTTCTTCAAGGAAGCGCTTGGCGACTTCCACTTCATTATTCTTGCTCTCAACCTCAGCCTTCTGTATAACCAGAAGCTTGGCTTTGTCCTCAAGCTCTTCATTCGTATTTTGAAGCTCCATCTGCTGCTTCTGGAGTTCTTCCGTCAGCGATTGCGACTGCATAAGCAGTTCTTCTGTACGCTGATTCGCCTGCATTGTATTGATAACGATACCGATCGATTCTGTCAATTGATCAAGGAAGGCAAGGTCAATATCGTTGAACTTCCGGAATGAGGCAAGCTCAAGTACAGCCAACACCTGATCTTCAAAGATAATCGGAAGAAGCACAATGTTAAGCGGGGTAGCTTCCCCAAGTCCTGAGGAGATCATAACATAATCGCTTGGTACGTTGTTCAGCAGAATCCGCTGCTTCTCAATCAGGCATTGTCCCACCAAGCCTTCTCCGGCACGGAATTCATTAGACAGGTGCTTGCGCTGCTGATAGGCGTAGCTTGCGAACAATTCAAGCACAGGCTCCCCGTTCACCGCTTCGTTAATGTAGAATAC contains:
- a CDS encoding fibronectin type III domain-containing protein, with amino-acid sequence MEDDASGTESGTWYYDLDTSSYDGAIEIVAGGQRPDTRYGISTPFVVFHVDHPEANKPAVEIVSPEDGSRLTGIQLIKVKATARNPLTSVQIRINGSSWKNTILKGNLYEYAYSPVLKGDQTLSIEARATDDHNNIGKSSTRYVYTGEGVREPVIVEKQDRAIWLWEKAAYNLILNPGSRSALEQFTSDTSTFNSGAVTTIYMGVFPHEGVDMLEEKRKELRKFLKWAHERGLKIQACIAGGTVPPYFGSYKRYNKHAINEIEKVINFNLSSPPDERFDGVNVDVEPYILGEFGTTKPQLQIDYLNLLQTMMERRNLSGLNLPVGPAIPRWYDTSNAANDITWQGQTKWLSQHVQDITDYISIMDYTDSSRGIIDGAQGEIDYANSINKPNSVIVGVETLDIANSGDPESITFREEGRTYMESQLAAVYQKFSNEPSFGGIAMHHYDSIRWLPTEWGPNAVFWKPQIEDTTPPTALSTDPEAVTFDYQTIKLTYGRATDNSDIEEYRIYRSTSPEFTPSVANYAGKSYNLDYTDEGLLPQTTYYYKVAAVDISGNVGPASGITSATTGETHLQPMTISSMKVSLNAGKIRATLKVQDFSTKEELSALVYGRFTYMAGKYVTFKLTPGTIAAIDSEAVPTASGMAGFAPQRIIAPGYYWASAYDTPHTATVVWPAQQGAAQTEDRNADQEPSLDQEPTPDQEPVVEEEPVVDQEPLPAEEEPEETPELQP
- a CDS encoding hemolysin family protein; its protein translation is MFVESDRYGLNLVLIALLIFLTAFFVAVEFAVVRLRSSRVDQLITEGRKNAKAVKKVLDNLDGYLSACQLGITITALGLGWLGEPTMEAIMHPLFSGLNIPESLGSVVSVIIAFALITYLHVVVGELAPKTLAIRKAETIALLTARPIIWFSKIMYPFIWALNGSANQLVRLFGVKPASEHEEAHSEEELRIILSESLESGKINQAEYGYVNRIFAFDNLMAKDIMVPRTDMICLYTGKTRQENLEIIKEQQYTRFPVVQESKDNVIGIINTKQFFLAYEDNPNLDVSDLIQPVMAVPEFIHVNTLLKRLQKDGTNMAILIDEYGGTSGLVTIEDILEQIVGEIRDEFDTEEEEDVKVWAPGHLTVNGKVSVMEVSSHLTSELDSGEWDTIGGWLFAQNSELGVGDSIVHGDYRYTVRKRKKNRYLMIEIIDKEASQIE